A stretch of Sulfurimonas xiamenensis DNA encodes these proteins:
- the aroC gene encoding chorismate synthase, with protein MNSFGQKLKFSTFGESHGVAIGCLLDGVPAGLCIDETYIQNELDRRKPGKTEFETARKEEDKVEILSGVFEGKSTGTPIAMVIYNTNQKSKDYSNIKDVFRPGHADFTYFYKYGIRDYRGGGRSSARETAARVAAGAIAKLMLKELNIEVLSGICEVDGIKSEQLDYEAAKKSVIYALDAGKEQEQKDAIIRAKNDHDSVGGVSRVLVKGAPKGLGQPLYYKLDAILADAMMGINAVKAVEIGDGVLSASVKGSQNNDAIRTNGFVTNHSGGILGGISNGEDIVMNVYFKPTPSIFKEQKTVTTKNEEVDFSLKGRHDPCVAIRGTIVCEAMAALVIADMLLLNMGSYMEGVLKYYK; from the coding sequence GTGAATAGTTTTGGTCAAAAGTTAAAATTTAGTACTTTTGGAGAGTCTCATGGAGTTGCAATCGGATGTTTGCTTGATGGAGTTCCCGCAGGTTTGTGTATAGATGAGACCTATATTCAAAATGAACTTGACCGCAGAAAACCTGGAAAAACAGAGTTTGAGACGGCCAGAAAAGAGGAAGATAAAGTAGAAATATTAAGCGGTGTTTTTGAGGGCAAAAGCACCGGTACTCCGATTGCAATGGTAATATATAATACAAATCAAAAGTCAAAAGATTACTCAAATATAAAAGATGTTTTTCGTCCAGGTCATGCAGATTTTACCTATTTTTATAAATACGGCATAAGAGATTATCGCGGCGGCGGACGAAGTTCTGCAAGAGAAACTGCAGCAAGAGTAGCAGCGGGTGCAATCGCAAAGCTGATGCTAAAAGAGCTAAACATCGAAGTTTTAAGCGGTATTTGTGAAGTAGATGGAATTAAATCAGAACAGCTTGATTATGAAGCTGCTAAAAAAAGCGTTATATATGCGCTTGATGCAGGCAAAGAGCAAGAGCAAAAAGATGCAATAATAAGAGCCAAAAATGACCATGATTCAGTTGGTGGTGTCTCCAGGGTTCTTGTAAAGGGTGCACCAAAAGGTTTGGGGCAGCCGCTATATTATAAACTTGATGCAATTTTAGCAGATGCTATGATGGGTATTAATGCAGTGAAAGCTGTTGAAATAGGTGATGGAGTTTTAAGTGCATCGGTCAAGGGATCACAAAATAATGATGCTATAAGAACGAATGGATTTGTAACAAATCACTCCGGCGGAATTTTAGGAGGCATAAGCAACGGTGAAGATATTGTAATGAATGTCTATTTTAAACCGACACCTTCTATCTTTAAGGAGCAAAAAACAGTTACAACCAAAAATGAAGAAGTTGATTTTTCATTAAAAGGACGACATGACCCTTGTGTTGCCATTAGAGGAACAATTGTTTGCGAAGCAATGGCAGCACTAGTAATAGCTGATATGCTGCTTTTAAATATGGGTTCTTATATGGAAGGTGTATTAAAATATTATAAATAG
- the rnc gene encoding ribonuclease III, with protein MNKNIEVLEKTLGYKFKDEKLIIEALTHKSYKQPYDNERLEFLGDAVLDLIVGEYLFFKFPTSDEGKLSKIRASLVNENGFDKLARSINLGNFIYLSNAEENNGGREKASLLSNAFEAIMGAIYLESGLDVVKKIAIELIEKNHKEISLDSLFRDFKTTLQELTQARFGETPEYKVVASRGPDHKKEFEVAVIIENKEYARAIGKSKKIAQQEAAEMAVKLLNKETE; from the coding sequence ATGAACAAAAATATAGAAGTTTTAGAAAAAACACTAGGTTATAAGTTTAAAGATGAGAAGCTCATTATCGAAGCGCTGACACACAAGAGTTATAAACAGCCCTACGATAATGAGCGACTTGAATTTTTAGGTGATGCTGTTTTGGATTTGATTGTGGGAGAGTACCTGTTTTTTAAATTTCCCACTTCTGATGAGGGAAAGCTTTCAAAAATTAGGGCTTCGTTGGTAAATGAAAATGGATTTGACAAATTAGCCCGTTCCATAAATCTGGGTAACTTTATTTATTTATCAAATGCTGAAGAAAATAACGGCGGAAGAGAAAAAGCTTCCCTGCTCTCTAATGCTTTTGAAGCAATAATGGGAGCTATCTATCTAGAGTCAGGCTTGGATGTCGTAAAGAAGATAGCGATTGAATTGATAGAGAAAAATCATAAAGAGATATCATTAGACTCTCTATTTAGAGACTTTAAAACAACACTTCAAGAGCTTACACAAGCTAGATTTGGTGAGACTCCGGAGTATAAAGTTGTTGCAAGCCGTGGACCAGACCATAAAAAAGAGTTTGAAGTAGCGGTTATTATAGAGAATAAAGAGTATGCAAGAGCCATAGGAAAGAGTAAAAAAATTGCGCAGCAAGAAGCTGCGGAGATGGCTGTAAAGCTTTTAAATAAGGAAACAGAGTGA
- the rnhA gene encoding ribonuclease HI: MKKITLFSDGSSLGNPGPGGYGTILRFGNKEKEISGGELNTTNNRMELLAVIEGLRALKEPCDVTIVSDSSYVVKGIIEWLEGWKKRDFKKVKNPDLWKEYIEVSKNHKIHALWVRGHNGHIENERCDILAKQEAQKMKKAIQ, translated from the coding sequence GTGAAGAAAATAACTCTTTTCAGTGATGGCAGCTCTTTGGGAAACCCAGGACCTGGAGGGTATGGAACAATTTTAAGATTTGGAAATAAAGAGAAAGAGATTTCAGGCGGAGAGTTAAATACTACAAATAACAGAATGGAGCTTTTAGCAGTTATTGAAGGCTTAAGAGCACTAAAAGAGCCTTGCGATGTTACTATAGTTTCAGATTCATCTTATGTTGTAAAAGGGATAATTGAGTGGCTGGAGGGTTGGAAAAAAAGAGATTTTAAAAAAGTGAAAAATCCTGATTTATGGAAAGAGTATATAGAAGTTTCGAAAAATCATAAAATACATGCTTTATGGGTAAGAGGCCATAATGGGCATATAGAGAATGAGAGATGTGATATATTGGCAAAACAAGAGGCCCAAAAAATGAAAAAGGCTATACAATGA
- a CDS encoding tetratricopeptide repeat protein produces MDTFFLEFHDPLFGVIIFFVLIFVITFFSYWFAKFKKKEDYKHLDKFLKQFHSLPSQNELKVLITKGELSEKSWLLLANSYVKSGNYEKGIEIYSELLKVGDKSNYRDTMFLLGKTYFKAGFLERAKQVFLEILKNNPRTPQALNYLLLVYEQMQNYNLALEVLEPLSELKKDITTQSAYLKALLILNNTKMSTDEKVYSLLEIYKNTHCLTYLIFEYIFRVNPKVAWENFDPSKAELLADVLWNCDKKDLNFDIIMQNGYLRELYTAKGYIKEANRSSVFEFDVLINLNSNVNATLGFEYICDNCKVIYPFAFNRCSSCHAINTSRVEISLVKDYHKDFSEENNSFQ; encoded by the coding sequence ATGGATACATTTTTTTTAGAGTTTCATGACCCGTTGTTTGGGGTAATAATCTTTTTCGTTCTTATTTTTGTAATAACATTTTTTTCATATTGGTTTGCTAAGTTTAAGAAAAAAGAGGATTATAAACACCTTGATAAATTTTTAAAACAGTTTCATTCTCTTCCTTCTCAAAATGAGTTAAAAGTATTAATTACAAAAGGGGAACTTTCTGAAAAATCATGGCTTCTACTTGCAAACTCTTATGTAAAAAGCGGTAATTATGAAAAAGGCATTGAGATTTATAGTGAACTTTTAAAAGTTGGCGATAAATCAAATTACAGAGATACTATGTTTTTGCTTGGAAAAACCTATTTTAAAGCCGGTTTTTTAGAGAGAGCAAAGCAGGTTTTTTTAGAGATACTTAAAAACAACCCTCGTACTCCTCAGGCACTTAACTATCTTCTTTTAGTTTATGAGCAGATGCAAAATTATAATTTAGCTCTTGAAGTACTGGAACCTTTGAGCGAATTGAAAAAAGATATAACAACACAAAGCGCTTATTTGAAAGCGCTGCTTATTCTTAATAATACAAAGATGTCAACAGATGAAAAGGTTTATTCATTATTGGAGATATATAAAAATACTCACTGTTTAACATATCTTATTTTTGAGTATATTTTTAGAGTAAATCCTAAAGTTGCATGGGAAAATTTTGACCCATCAAAGGCAGAGCTGCTGGCGGATGTATTGTGGAATTGTGATAAAAAAGATTTAAATTTTGATATAATAATGCAAAATGGCTATTTAAGGGAACTTTATACCGCTAAAGGATATATCAAAGAGGCTAATAGAAGTTCTGTTTTTGAGTTTGATGTGCTTATAAATCTTAATTCAAATGTTAATGCAACTCTTGGTTTTGAGTATATTTGTGATAACTGTAAAGTGATTTATCCCTTTGCCTTTAACCGTTGCAGCAGTTGCCACGCAATAAATACTTCAAGAGTAGAGATATCTCTTGTTAAAGATTATCATAAGGATTTTAGTGAAGAAAATAACTCTTTTCAGTGA
- a CDS encoding YeiH family protein — protein sequence MPFSEENRKGTFSGIIFVAIFAAAATMISDIGFVKALGISPLVIGIVIGIFYANTLHNKTPKEWSPGITFSAKKILRFAIVFYGFRITFQQIAEVGLEGFMVSLIMLSTTFLLGTWTGQKLFKMDRDTSMLNASGASVCGAAAVLATEPVLKAEEHKAAIAVSMVVLFGTIAMFVYPVLYNMGVFDMTAKEFGIYVGGTIHEVAQVVAVPASIPGAPEEMANSAVIVKMTRVIMIAPMLIILGIYLSYSSKKSGSEAGGVKLVIPWFAVYFIGMAGFNSLGFVPQNIVDIINEIDTFLLTMAMTALGIGTVFSKFKGLGLAPVYTSGLMFVWLMVGGYFITKWVVGVF from the coding sequence ATGCCATTTTCGGAAGAAAATAGAAAAGGTACTTTTAGTGGCATTATTTTTGTAGCAATTTTTGCTGCAGCGGCTACTATGATTTCAGATATTGGTTTTGTAAAAGCTCTTGGAATTTCTCCTCTTGTTATAGGTATAGTTATAGGTATATTTTATGCAAACACGCTTCATAATAAAACTCCAAAAGAGTGGAGCCCGGGAATAACTTTCTCCGCAAAAAAAATTTTACGCTTTGCTATAGTATTTTATGGTTTTCGCATTACATTTCAGCAGATTGCAGAAGTCGGATTAGAAGGCTTTATGGTCTCTCTTATTATGCTCTCAACAACTTTTTTACTTGGAACCTGGACAGGACAAAAACTTTTTAAAATGGATAGAGATACCTCTATGCTAAATGCTTCGGGAGCTTCCGTTTGCGGCGCAGCGGCAGTTTTAGCAACAGAGCCTGTTTTAAAAGCAGAGGAGCACAAAGCTGCAATTGCTGTTTCAATGGTTGTTTTGTTTGGAACAATAGCAATGTTTGTATATCCTGTACTTTACAATATGGGCGTGTTTGATATGACTGCAAAAGAGTTTGGAATCTATGTCGGAGGAACCATTCATGAGGTTGCACAGGTTGTTGCAGTTCCGGCTTCGATACCTGGTGCCCCTGAAGAGATGGCAAATTCTGCAGTCATTGTAAAAATGACAAGAGTTATTATGATCGCACCGATGTTAATTATATTGGGAATTTATCTCTCATATAGCTCGAAAAAAAGCGGCAGCGAAGCTGGCGGTGTTAAACTTGTGATTCCTTGGTTTGCAGTTTATTTTATTGGCATGGCGGGATTTAATTCACTTGGATTTGTCCCTCAGAATATTGTTGATATTATAAATGAAATAGATACTTTTTTATTGACTATGGCGATGACAGCACTTGGAATAGGAACTGTATTTTCAAAATTTAAAGGTTTAGGTTTAGCCCCTGTTTATACATCAGGATTAATGTTTGTCTGGCTGATGGTAGGTGGTTACTTTATAACAAAATGGGTTGTAGGGGTATTTTAA
- a CDS encoding DUF748 domain-containing protein: MFKKILLSIFVLYSFLGFIVLPYVVKPQIENIVASETKSKLSIEDIYFNPFNFIIEISGISLKTFDGEKIASLDMLAVDLEPHSLFKAALHVKSIILYKPQIFAVYNSDKTFNFSKIIKENSNKDAEVKEPVKLPRVIVGSIRVEDGNLEYEDFTNSSKFELALNPINIKLVNIDTKDFSSSDATLRFYTVLSDGGEIDFRSNIVSLKPLKLEGNFKFDMIKLYTNWKYIQDKIGIEVADGTMFLSAKYSLNIDDLNATKIDEVYFSLNNLRVKPKDEYKDILNLELLHIDNAVIKPMIQYVYIPNIDLYSLTATVKRDKNGDVDWVGYLKNQQEIPEKKQDKKQEGNPVLWNVFAKNITLKKIGVDLEDSSVIPSVHTKLNELNIALNNVTLSGEKPFLYDINFLINDKFACDLRGDVKHKELEINTYIQCKDFDFVHYNPYIDQIASKELKTYNIVLKDAVTYFDVNATLKDENSELYVFVNDSNFSLNNFVLNKKDKNEKLVNFSSLDIKGVNLDTKTKNVAIENIALNALGIYAKRDKNGVMNFEKLIEPKQSPSSSTEKESNKNEEGYRVKVESFDINAAKVSFDDIAIQKSAKTTLDKINLHAKNIDSKENSWLKYDLALKVNNQGVVKSSGDIMHTPLEQKGMFEVSKISLKEFNPYLQENTFLKINDGYLSLNGKTVFKQESAKKDAKVDADVKVEKFFLHDSRDNSKIASFLKADLKSFHFKTAPNSLFIDEALLDSFYLDAVIDKNKSMNLAKLVKQKESKNQETQKQTTKTKSEDNEKFIFKLSKFRVTNGRADFADYSLPVDFKTSIHDLNGDIYAISNNKGEETKIEIDGAVDTYASTELKGSFDSSNIKSFLDIAFNFKNLNLNSISGYSAQFAGYKIDKGKLFLDLKYQINNSELSSRNNIVIKSIELGDTIKDKNIKKLPLGFAIALLEDKNGVIDIKLPIEGNIDKPDFKYGSLVVKTLANLIVKAVTSPFKFLGEVMGINGEELKNIDFEAGEIIVINSQINKLDNIANILLKKPKLNILIAGSYDKAKDFKAIKSKKLKQEIAKTNKQNQPTIKVLEKIYTQSGRDIKALKDELKKRTKSEMSADEYQKELYAKCLEIQNVTMDELKNLASLRAKYIQNYLVIKKNIEAKKIFLREVKEVSNSQSSVVSIELELGVK; the protein is encoded by the coding sequence ATGTTTAAAAAAATTTTACTCTCCATTTTTGTGCTATATAGTTTTTTAGGTTTTATAGTTCTGCCATATGTTGTAAAGCCTCAAATTGAAAATATTGTAGCATCAGAGACAAAATCCAAGCTCTCTATAGAGGATATATACTTTAATCCATTTAATTTTATAATCGAGATTAGCGGTATTTCTCTTAAAACTTTTGATGGCGAGAAGATAGCATCGCTAGATATGCTGGCAGTAGATTTAGAACCGCATTCTCTTTTTAAAGCAGCTTTGCATGTAAAAAGTATCATACTTTACAAACCTCAAATTTTTGCTGTTTATAACAGCGATAAAACATTTAACTTTAGCAAAATAATAAAAGAGAATAGTAATAAAGATGCAGAAGTAAAAGAGCCTGTAAAACTTCCTAGAGTTATTGTTGGAAGTATACGAGTTGAGGATGGAAATTTAGAGTATGAGGATTTTACAAATAGTTCAAAATTTGAATTGGCGTTAAATCCTATAAATATAAAATTGGTTAATATAGATACAAAAGATTTTAGTTCCAGTGATGCGACACTTAGATTTTATACTGTTTTAAGTGACGGAGGAGAGATAGATTTTAGAAGTAATATAGTAAGTTTAAAGCCTTTAAAACTTGAGGGAAATTTTAAGTTTGATATGATTAAACTTTATACAAATTGGAAATATATACAGGATAAAATCGGTATTGAAGTGGCTGATGGAACTATGTTTTTAAGTGCAAAATATTCCTTAAATATAGATGATTTAAATGCTACAAAGATAGATGAGGTCTATTTTAGTTTAAATAATTTAAGGGTAAAACCAAAAGATGAATATAAGGATATCTTAAATCTTGAGTTACTTCATATAGATAATGCTGTAATAAAACCAATGATACAGTATGTGTATATACCAAATATTGATTTGTACTCATTAACAGCAACAGTAAAAAGAGATAAAAATGGCGATGTTGACTGGGTAGGATATTTAAAAAATCAGCAAGAAATACCGGAAAAAAAGCAAGACAAAAAGCAAGAGGGCAACCCTGTTTTATGGAATGTTTTTGCAAAAAATATTACTCTTAAAAAAATAGGAGTTGATTTAGAAGATAGCAGCGTTATACCTTCTGTTCATACAAAATTAAATGAATTGAATATTGCTCTAAATAATGTTACTTTATCTGGCGAAAAGCCATTTTTATATGATATAAATTTTCTTATAAATGATAAATTTGCATGTGATTTAAGAGGAGATGTCAAACATAAAGAGCTAGAAATAAATACATACATTCAATGTAAAGATTTTGATTTTGTTCACTACAATCCATACATAGACCAAATTGCTTCAAAAGAGTTAAAGACTTATAATATTGTTTTAAAAGACGCTGTGACCTATTTTGATGTTAATGCCACTTTAAAAGATGAAAATTCAGAGTTGTATGTTTTTGTAAATGATTCTAATTTTTCTCTTAATAATTTTGTTTTAAATAAAAAAGATAAAAATGAAAAATTGGTAAATTTTAGCAGTCTTGATATAAAAGGTGTCAATTTAGATACAAAAACAAAAAATGTAGCGATAGAAAATATTGCGCTTAATGCCCTTGGCATATATGCTAAAAGAGATAAAAACGGAGTTATGAATTTTGAAAAACTTATAGAGCCAAAACAGAGTCCTTCAAGCAGTACTGAAAAAGAGAGTAATAAAAATGAAGAGGGATACAGAGTAAAGGTAGAATCTTTTGATATTAATGCTGCAAAAGTTAGTTTTGATGATATTGCTATCCAAAAGAGTGCAAAAACAACGCTTGATAAAATCAATCTGCATGCAAAAAATATAGACTCTAAAGAAAACAGCTGGCTGAAATATGATTTGGCACTGAAAGTAAATAATCAGGGAGTTGTAAAATCTAGCGGGGATATAATGCATACTCCACTGGAGCAAAAGGGTATGTTTGAAGTAAGTAAAATATCGCTTAAAGAGTTTAATCCCTATCTTCAAGAGAATACATTTTTAAAAATCAATGATGGTTATTTAAGCTTAAACGGCAAAACAGTTTTTAAGCAGGAGAGTGCAAAAAAAGATGCAAAAGTTGACGCAGATGTAAAAGTGGAGAAGTTTTTTTTACATGACAGCAGGGACAATAGTAAAATAGCATCTTTTTTAAAAGCTGATTTAAAGTCGTTTCATTTTAAAACTGCTCCAAACTCTTTATTTATTGATGAGGCACTTCTTGACTCTTTTTATCTTGATGCAGTTATAGATAAAAACAAAAGCATGAATCTTGCGAAACTTGTAAAACAAAAAGAGTCAAAAAACCAAGAAACACAGAAGCAAACAACTAAAACAAAAAGCGAAGATAATGAAAAATTTATATTTAAATTATCAAAGTTCAGGGTTACAAATGGAAGGGCTGATTTTGCAGATTATTCACTTCCTGTTGATTTTAAAACATCTATACATGATTTAAACGGGGATATTTATGCTATTTCAAACAATAAAGGCGAAGAAACAAAAATAGAGATAGATGGGGCAGTGGATACATATGCTTCAACAGAGTTAAAAGGAAGTTTTGATAGTTCAAATATAAAGTCGTTTTTAGATATAGCTTTTAATTTTAAAAATTTAAATCTTAACTCCATAAGCGGTTATAGTGCACAATTTGCAGGATATAAAATAGATAAAGGTAAACTTTTTCTTGATTTAAAATATCAAATAAATAACTCTGAGCTTAGCAGTAGAAACAATATTGTGATAAAAAGCATTGAACTCGGAGACACTATAAAGGATAAGAACATTAAAAAACTGCCGCTTGGTTTTGCTATTGCACTTCTTGAAGATAAAAACGGCGTTATTGATATAAAGTTGCCGATTGAGGGAAATATAGATAAGCCAGATTTTAAGTATGGGTCTTTGGTAGTTAAAACCTTAGCAAATCTTATAGTAAAAGCTGTTACATCGCCTTTTAAATTTTTGGGTGAAGTTATGGGCATTAATGGAGAAGAATTAAAAAATATAGATTTTGAAGCTGGTGAAATTATTGTTATAAATTCTCAAATAAACAAACTTGATAATATTGCAAATATATTGTTGAAAAAACCAAAACTTAATATTTTGATTGCAGGCAGTTATGATAAAGCAAAAGATTTTAAAGCAATTAAGTCTAAAAAACTCAAACAAGAAATAGCAAAGACAAACAAACAGAATCAACCGACAATTAAAGTTCTAGAAAAAATATACACACAATCAGGCAGGGATATAAAAGCTTTAAAAGATGAGCTTAAAAAGAGAACTAAAAGCGAGATGTCGGCTGATGAATATCAAAAAGAGCTATATGCCAAATGTTTAGAAATTCAAAATGTTACTATGGATGAGTTGAAAAACTTAGCAAGTTTAAGGGCAAAATATATTCAAAACTATTTAGTAATTAAAAAAAATATTGAAGCAAAAAAAATATTTTTAAGAGAAGTTAAAGAGGTCAGTAATTCACAAAGTAGTGTTGTGAGCATAGAGCTTGAACTTGGAGTAAAATAG
- the ccoG gene encoding cytochrome c oxidase accessory protein CcoG gives MSEKKTNIKLPTPWRIKRYYFFIFLTVVSLILPWIKIDESHFFLLSFDKLQLHLAFVQFDMQELYLMPFLLMILFLGIFGMTVLGGRVFCGWICPQTIFRVIYRDLIETKLLKLRKRIKNKQQEPDMSLTENKIKKVIAILIWTALSLLASANLLWYFVPPEDFFSYLANPSDHMILVGTLLISALFLIYDIVFLQEDYCIYVCPYSRIQSVLYDEHTVMALYNTNRGGHIYNEAKEKIFTKQKDLQAFEPHAECTACESCVTVCPTHIDIRKGLQLECINCLECVDACTVVMGKLGKPSLVTWSSNYETIEKKGKTQYFRPKVLAYVALLVGLAVGMVIMGSKKENMLLNINKENRLYSISTSSDGRVIVDNAYEFLLQNTQNEKMKYYFEVILPKDIKGGLEILKPKEPFYVVPGVKKKKIVVLRTYDKLADDARHDTIVPITIRAYALGHEDEIVVFRDSTFTYPRADVIEDKK, from the coding sequence ATGAGTGAAAAGAAAACCAATATAAAGCTGCCAACCCCATGGAGAATAAAGCGATACTATTTTTTTATTTTTTTAACAGTGGTTTCTTTAATATTACCATGGATAAAGATAGATGAGAGTCACTTTTTTTTACTAAGTTTTGATAAATTACAACTGCATCTTGCGTTTGTTCAGTTTGATATGCAAGAGTTATATCTTATGCCATTTTTACTTATGATCCTTTTTTTAGGTATTTTTGGCATGACTGTTCTGGGCGGGCGTGTTTTTTGCGGATGGATCTGTCCTCAAACGATATTTCGCGTAATTTATCGTGATTTGATAGAAACAAAACTTTTAAAACTTAGAAAACGAATAAAAAACAAACAGCAAGAACCTGATATGAGTCTTACTGAAAATAAAATAAAAAAAGTTATAGCAATTTTAATTTGGACTGCTCTTTCATTGCTTGCGAGTGCTAATTTACTCTGGTATTTTGTTCCTCCTGAAGATTTTTTTAGTTATTTGGCAAATCCTTCTGATCATATGATTTTGGTCGGAACACTTCTGATATCAGCACTTTTTCTTATTTATGATATAGTTTTTTTACAAGAAGATTACTGTATTTATGTCTGTCCATATTCAAGGATTCAATCTGTTTTATATGATGAACATACTGTTATGGCTCTTTATAATACAAATAGAGGCGGACATATTTATAATGAAGCCAAAGAGAAAATATTTACAAAACAAAAAGATCTTCAAGCATTTGAACCTCATGCAGAGTGCACCGCATGTGAGAGTTGTGTAACCGTATGCCCCACCCATATTGATATAAGAAAAGGATTGCAGTTAGAGTGTATCAACTGTTTGGAGTGTGTGGATGCTTGTACTGTTGTTATGGGAAAACTCGGCAAGCCATCACTTGTTACATGGTCGAGTAATTATGAGACAATAGAGAAAAAAGGAAAAACACAATACTTCCGCCCCAAAGTTCTTGCTTATGTCGCTTTGCTTGTTGGTCTAGCTGTAGGCATGGTTATAATGGGGAGCAAAAAAGAGAATATGCTTTTAAATATAAATAAAGAGAATCGACTCTACTCTATCAGTACATCTTCTGATGGAAGAGTAATTGTTGATAACGCTTATGAGTTCTTACTTCAAAATACACAAAATGAGAAGATGAAATACTACTTTGAGGTTATTCTGCCAAAGGATATAAAAGGAGGGCTAGAGATACTTAAACCAAAAGAGCCTTTTTATGTTGTTCCCGGAGTTAAAAAGAAAAAAATTGTAGTTTTAAGAACATATGACAAACTTGCTGATGATGCAAGACATGATACTATCGTTCCTATTACGATTCGAGCATATGCTCTTGGTCATGAAGATGAGATAGTAGTTTTTAGAGACTCTACTTTTACCTACCCAAGAGCCGATGTTATAGAGGATAAAAAATAA